In one Juglans regia cultivar Chandler chromosome 11, Walnut 2.0, whole genome shotgun sequence genomic region, the following are encoded:
- the LOC109009937 gene encoding bromodomain and WD repeat-containing protein 3-like, with product MSFTSLKQSTGWIHNMDSWKCVSSADAPSHIMAPLNFSNKVHGKDQSKKGATGHIETEVDIDLREVYFLILHFLSSGPCQRTFGQFCNELLEHQLLPRRYHAWFSSSGAHNEDDDDDDGISFPLSYNHLVERYPHIEKDHLVRLLKQLIASVAPPFHLKVGGSTPNAADVPTLLGSGSFSLLDCERNMGNKQVKPLQAYLRWPHMQADQVRGLSLREIGGGFTKHHRAPSIRSACYAVAKPLTMVQKMQNKMKLRGHRSAVYCAIFDRLGRYVITGSDDRLVKIWSMETAFSLASCRGHEGDITDLAVSSNNALVASASNDFVIRVWRLPDGMPISVLRGHTGAVTAIVFSPRPSAVYQLLSSSDDGTCRIWDARYSQCKPRIYTPKPSDVLNGKSSGPSSNGPSSSNGLQSHQILCCAYNANGTVFVTGSSDTFARVWNAFKSSPDDSDQPMHEMDVLSGHENDVNYVQFSGCAVASKTSMSDSLKEENIPKFKNSWFCHDNIVTCSRDGSAIIWVPRSRRSHGKVGRWTRAYHLKVPPPPLPPQPPRGGPRHRFLPTPRGVNMIVWSLDNRFVLAAIMDCRICVWNAVDGSLVHSLTGHSESSYVLDVHPFNPRIAMSAGYDGRTIVWDIWEGTPIWTYDIGRFKLVDGKFSPDGTSIVLSDDVGQIYLLNTGQGESQKDAKMDQFFLGDYRPLIRDAMGNVLDQESQLPPHRRNIQDPLCDSSMMPYPEPYQSMYQKRRLGALGIEWQPSSVKYAVGLDFGLGQDDQMLPLADLERMIEPLPEFVDAMYWEPENEVIISDDNDSEYNVAEENFSEGDQASISASSSSDLESTAEDSEVERSHRDSLRRSRRKKHKTEVESMTSSGRRVKKRNLNECDGTVSWSNRTKKSRSSQKVSKRKSSKAKTMRPQRVAALNALNMFSRITGTSSDGEDENDSENDSSDSELLLQDSNLKINRTDANLQNMQWQSGKEELSYVGEFTDVPKPPELSEPHPNVGSKRRLLLKFSLRDSKKHVSPEDARSKCENQAAPVFPSSRPHETSQEDRTNKGSIDPMSSFTDIINVELSQNQIRSDCMDKAQSGKAREHSEAPAGDEESKHRWEEVNGCASKCSRSGDLMPRDAFSESVASFDVQKENKNDMNGDEEQFGTDASAAPYDGNSDMGYKDSSRSDQCRDKSLKIYEVVDANHSNRLNENAPLKPTKLIIRTKKRIATDPKSPSKLKFTTTVEDLSSARGENIGTSSSLRSQHLYSDMRMSDATYGSEKFYKAKTDLEGSDNDLEENTATFNDHHDVEAAVPEASNDATHRTRSIKIKATSWEPNVVKHSFKLRSGRASMGTSINAEKSSMELSDQFLQGSRSTRNQHGGYNDYEPNSSARRKLNHFGRKLSWLMLSEHEEGYRYIPQLGDEVVYLRQGHEEFIESSLLSEIGPWRSINRNLSAVEVCKVKGFDYATLPGSGDSCCKIKLEFSNPSVGFGKAFELTLPELIDFPDFVVEKTRYDAAIRRNWTHRDKCLVWWRNPNGEGGKWWEGRILSSKPKSQEFPDSPWERYTVSYRSDPGDNHLHCPWELHDPDILWEHPHIDDESRDKLLSLFAKLERPVDGNKDYFGLAKLNHAAQKSDFSNRFPVPLYPELICSRLKNEYYRSLEAVKHDIMVMLSNAESYFSHPELGKMRRLSDWFKRKLSRL from the exons ATGTCTTTCACTTCGTTGAAGCAATCCACAg GTTGGATTCATAATATGGATAGTTGGAAGTGCGTATCCTCTGCTGATGCACCTTCTCATATTATGGCGcctttaaatttttcaaataaggTGCATGGAAAAGATCAATCTAAAAAAGGAGCTACAGGTCacattgagactgaggttgatatAGACCTTAGAGAagtttactttttaattttacatttcCTGTCGTCTGGGCCATGCCAAAGGACTTTTGGGCAATTCTGCAATGAGCTTTTGGAACATCAGCTTTTGCCTAGAAGATATCATGCTTGGTTTTCAAGTAGTGGTGCACATAATGAGGATGACGATGACGATGATGGCATCTCTTTCCCGTTGAGCTATAATCATCTGGTGGAGAG GTATCCCCACATTGAGAAGGATCACTTGGTAAGGCTTCTGAAGCAACTGATAGCAAGTGTAGCCCCTCCTTTTCATCTCAAGGTTGGAGGAAGTACTCCCAATGCAGCTGATGTTCCCACACTACTGGGATCTGGATCCTTTTCGCTTCTcgatt GTGAGAGGAATATGGGAAACAAGCAAGTTAAGCCTTTACAAGCTTATCTGCGTTGGCCTCACATGCAGGCTGATCAGGTTCGCGGGCTAAGTTTAAGGGAAATTGGAGGAGGGTTCACCAAGCATCATCGTGCTCCATCCATTCGCTCTGCATGTTATGCAGTTGCTAAACCATTGACTATGGTACAAAAGATGCAAAATAAGATGAAGCTAAGGGGACATCGTAGTGCTGTTTATTGTG CTATATTTGATAGGTTAGGAAGATATGTTATCACGGGTTCTGATGATCGACTTGTCAAGATTTGGTCAATGGAAACAGCATTTTCCCTGGCCAGTTGTCGAGGACATGAA GGTGACATTACTGACTTGGCTGTGAGTTCAAATAACGCTTTGGTGGCATCTGCTTCAAATGACTTTGTCATTCGAGTT TGGCGTTTGCCAGATGGAATGCCGATTTCAGTTTTAAGGGGGCATACTGGCGCTGTCACTGCTATTGTATTTAGTCCCAGGCCAAGTGCTGTTTACCAGCTTTTATC ATCATCGGATGATGGAACTTGTAGAATCTGGGATGCTAGGTATTCCCAGTGCAAGCCTCGAATATACACACCAAAGCCTTCAGATGTCTTAAATG GGAAGAGCAGTGGTCCATCGAGTAATGGACCCTCCTCAAGCAATGGTCTGCAGAGCCATCAAATACTTTGTTGTGCTTACAATGCCAATGGAACCGTATTTGTTACTGGTAGTTCTGACACTTTTGCGAGG GTTTGGAATGCTTTTAAATCTAGCCCAGATGACTCTGATCAACCAATGCATGAGATGGATGTGTTATCTGGCCATGAGAACGATGTCAATTATGTGCAATTCAG TGGCTGTGCTGTGGCTTCAAAAACTTCAATGTCTGACTCATTGAAGGAGGAGAACATTCCAAAGTTCAAAAATTCCTG GTTTTGTCATGACAACATCGTCACCTGTTCTCGTGACGGCAGTGCAATTATTTGGGTTCCAAGATCACGTAGATCCCAT GGAAAAGTTGGACGTTGGACACGGGCCTATCATTTAAAAGTTCCACCTCCTCCACTGCCTCCTCAGCCTCCCCGAGGAGGTCCACGTCATAGATTTCTTCCAACCCCCCGTGGTGTTAATATGATTGTATGGAGTCTGGATAATCGGTTTGTGCTTGCAGCTATCATGG ATTGCAGAATATGTGTCTGGAATGCTGTTGATGGTAGCTTAGTACATTCTTTAACCGGTCATAGTGAATCT TCTTATGTCTTGGATGTTCATCCTTTCAATCCGCGGATAGCTATGAGTGCTGGGTATGATGGGCGGACTATAGTTTGGGAT ATTTGGGAGGGCACACCTATATGGACATATGATATTGGACGTTTTAAGTTGGTCGATGGAAAGTTTTCCCC gGATGGGACATCAATAGTACTTTCAGATGATGTTGGCCAAATATATTTACTAAACACAGGTCAAGGCGAGTCCCAAAAAGATGCCAAAATGGATCAG TTCTTCCTAGGGGACTATCGTCCCCTCATTCGGGATGCCATGGGAAATGTTCTTGATCAG GAGTCACAACTTCCCCCACATCGCAGGAACATTCAAGATCCTCTTTGTGATTCAA GTATGATGCCATATCCAGAACCCTATCAGAGTATGTATCAGAAACGTAGACTTGGTGCATTGGGCATTGAGTGGCAGCCTTCATCCGTAAAATATGCTGTTGGTCTGGATTTTGGTCTAGGCCAGGATGATCAGATGCTCCCCTTGGCTGATTTGGAAAGAATGATTGAGCCACTACCGGAGTTTGTAGATGCCATGTATTGGGAACCAGAAAATGAAGTCATAATAAGTGATGATAATGATTCAGAGTACAATGTTGCTGAGGAAAATTTCAGTGAAGGTGACCAGGCCAGTATAAGTGCCAGCTCTTCTAGTGATCTAGAGTCCACTGCAGAAGACAGTGAGGTTGAACGCAGCCATAGAGATAGCCTTCGCAGATCAAGaaggaaaaaacacaaaactgaA GTCGAGTCAATGACTTCTTCAGGGAGGCGAGTGAAGAAAAGGAATCTGAATGAGTGTGATGGCACTGTATCTTGGAGTAACAGAACGAAGAAATCAAGAAGTAGTCAGAAAGTTTCCAAGAGGAAGTCTTCTAAAGCTAAGACTATGAGACCCCAGCGTGTTGCTGCACTCAATGCGCTAAATATGTTTTCTCGAATCACTGGAACGTCTTCAGAtggagaagatgaaaatgacTCAGAAAATGATTCCTCAGATAGTGAGTTGCTGCTGCAAGATTCAAACCTCAAAATCAACAGGACTGATGCAAACTTGCAGAATATGCAGTGGCAAAGTGGTAAAGAGGAACTTTCATATGTAGGTGAGTTTACAGATGTACCCAAGCCTCCAGAACTTTCTGAACCTCATCCAAATGTTGGTAGCAAGCGAAGATTACTCCTGAAGTTTTCACTTCGTGATTCTAAGAAGCATGTGTCTCCAGAAGACGCAAGATCCAAATGTGAGAATCAGGCTGCTCCAGTTTTTCCATCCTCTAGACCTCATGAAACCAGTCAAGAAGACAGAACTAACAAAGGCTCCATAGATCCAATGTCCTCTTTCACTGATATAATTAATGTGGAGCTTTCCCAAAACCAGATCAGGAGTGATTGCATGGACAAAGCGCAAAGTGGAAAGGCCAGGGAGCATTCAGAGGCACCTGCAGGTGATGAGGAGAGTAAGCATAGGTGGGAAGAGGTCAATGGATGCGCATCCAAGTGTTCAAGATCAGGAGATCTCATGCCGAGAGATGCATTTAGTGAATCGGTTGCAAGTTTTGATGttcaaaaggaaaacaagaatGATATGAATGG GGATGAGGAGCAGTTTGGCACTGATGCTTCTGCAGCCCCATACGATGGAAATTCTGACATGGGATACAAAGATTCGTCTAGATCTGATCAATGCAGAGACAAGTcactaaaaatatatgaagtcgTAGACGCTAACCACTCAAACAGACTAAATGAGAACGCTCCACTTAAGCCAACAAAGTTAATAATTAGGACAAAGAAAAGGATAGCAACAGACCCTAAAAGTCCTTCCAAACTGAAATTCACTACAACTGTGGAGGACCTGTCAAGTGCTAGAGGTGAAAATATTGGCACATCAAGTTCTTTGAGGTCACAGCATTTGTATTCAGACATGAGGATGTCTGATGCTACTTATGGAAGTGAGAAATTCTATAAGGCAAAAACTGATTTAGAAGGTTCTGATAATGATTTGGAAGAAAATACTGCAACTTTTAATGACCATCATGATGTGGAAGCTGCTGTCCCTGAAGCTTCTAATGATGCAACACATAGAACAAGATCCATTAAGATAAAGGCAACGTCATGGGAGCCAAACGTTGTGAAACATAGCTTCAAGTTGCGAAGTGGCCGTGCATCGATGGGGACATCTATAAATGCTGAAAAATCCTCCATGGAATTGTCTGATCAGTTTCTTCAAGGATCAAGGTCTACAAGAAATCAGCATGGTGGGTATAATGATTACGAACCAAATTCTTCTGCTAGGAGGAAATTAAATCATTTCGGAAGAAAACTGTCGTGGCTTATGTTGTCAGAGCATGAGGAGGGCTACCGTTACATCCCTCAGCTAGGTGATGAAGTTGTATATTTGAGACAG GGCCATGAAGAGTTTATAGAATCAAGTCTCTTGTCGGAAATAGGTCCTTGGAGATCAATCAATAGAAACTTAAGTGCTGTGGAAGTTTGCAAAGTTAAAGGTTTTGATTATGCCACATTACCAGGCTCAGGGGATAGCTGCTGTAAAATCAAACTTGAATTTTCAAATCCCTCCGTTGGGTTTGGTAAAGCATTCGAATTGACTCTGCCTGAACTGATTGATTTCCCTGATTTTGTTGTTGAGAAAACACGGTATGATGCTGCTATTAGGAGAAATTGGACACATAGGGATAAATGCCTAGTTTGGTGGAGAAATCCAAATGGGGAAGGTGGTAAATGGTGGGAAGGTCGAATTCTTTCTTCAAAGCCCAAATCTCAAGAGTTTCCTGACAGTCCTTGGGAAAGATATACTGTTAGTTACAGAAGTGATCCTGGAGATAACCATCTACACTGTCCTTGGGAACTGCATGATCCTGACATTTTATGGGAGCACCCCCATATTGATGATGAGAGCAGAGATAAGCTCCTGTCTCTTTTTGCTAAATTGGAGCGGCCAGTGGATGGAAACAAG GATTATTTTGGACTTGCAAAATTGAATCATGCTGCCCAGAAGTCAGACTTCTCTAATAG GTTTCCAGTTCCATTGTACCCGGAACTGATTTGTTCGAGGTTAAAGAATGAGTACTACCGGAGCTTGGAGGCTGTGAAGCATGACATAATGGTTATGTTGTCAAATGCAGAGTCTTATTTCTCACACCCTGAGCTGGGTAAGATGAGGCGCCTGTCAGATTGGTTTAAAAGGAAATTGTCGAGGTTGTAG
- the LOC109009939 gene encoding DNA replication licensing factor MCM7 — protein sequence MNMAKGLDFSTDKVLAKEFLSNFADAIGEAKYMNILQEVANRKIRAVQIDLEDLFNYKDLDEEFLRRITENTRRYIGIFAEAIDELMPEPTEAFTDDDHDILMTQRSDEGPENMDGSDPLQKMPPEIKRYFEVYIRASSKGRPYTIREVKASYIGQLVRISGIVTRCSDVKPLMQVAVYTCEDCGFEIYQEVTARVFMPLFECPSKRCVTNKTKGNLILQLRASKFLKFQEAKIQELAEHVPKGHIPRTMTVHLRGELTRKVAPGDVIEFSGIFLPIPYTGFRAMRAGLVADTYLEAMSVTHFKKKYEEYELRGDEEEQIARLAEDGDIYNKLSRSLAPEIFGHEDIKKALLLLLVGAPHRKLKDGMKIRGDLHICLMGDPGVAKSQLLKHIINVAPRGVYTTGKGSSGVGLTAAVQKDPVTNEMVLEGGALVLADMGICAIDEFDKMDESDRTAIHEVMEQQTVSIAKAGITTSLNARTAVLAAANPAWGRYDLRRTPAENINLPPALLSRFDLLWLILDRADLDSDLELARHVVYVHQNRESPALGFTPLDPSVLRAYISAARRVSPCVPRELEEYVASAYSSIRQEEAKSNTPHSYTTVRTLLSILRISAALARLRFSDTVAQSDVDEALRLMQMSKFSLYSDERQKSGLDAVSDIYSILRDEAARTNRMDVSYAHALNWISRKGYSEAQLKECLEEYAALNVWQIHPHTFDIRFIDA from the exons ATGAACATGGCGAAGGGCCTCGATTTCAGCACGGACAAAG TTCTGGCGAAAGAGTTCCTTTCTAACTTTGCTGATGCAATTGGCGAAGCAAAGTACATGAACATCCTT CAAGAAGTCGCGAACCGTAAAATCCGAGCAGTTCAGATTGATCTCGAGGACTTGTTTAAT TACAAGGACTTGGATGAAGAATTTCTCAGACGCATTACTGAGAATACCCGAAGGTATATTGGGATTTTTGCCGAGGCAATTGATGAGCTCATGCCAGAACCCACGGAGGCCTTTACGGATGATGATCATGACATATTGATGACACAAAGGTCTGATGAAGGGCCGGAGAATATGGACGGTTCTGATCCACTTCAGAAAATGCCTCCAGAAATCAAACGCTACTT TGAAGTTTATATAAGAGCTTCATCAAAGGGACGTCCATATACTATCAGGGAGGTCAAGGCTTCATACATTGGCCAACTTGTGAGGATATCTGGTATTGTCACGCGTTGCTCAGATGTGAAACCGTTAATGCAGGTAGCCGTGTATACATGTGAAGACTGCGGTTTTGAAATTTACCAG GAAGTGACTGCTCGAGTTTTCATGCCCCTGTTTGAGTGTCCATCCAAGCGATGTGtgacaaacaaaacaaagggGAACCTTATTCTGCAGCTCAGGGCATCAAAGTTTTTGAAGTTTCAAGAG GCCAAAATTCAAGAGTTGGCTGAACATGTTCCAAAAGGTCATATTCCACGAACAATGACTGTCCATTTGAGGGGAGAACTCACAAGAAAG GTAGCCCCGGGTGATGTTATTGAATTTTCTGGGATTTTTCTCCCCATTCCATACACTGGGTTTAGAGCAATGCGTGCTGGCTTAGTTGCAGATACATACTTAGAGGCCATGTCTGTCAcacatttcaagaaaaaatatgaaga GTATGAACTtagaggagatgaggaagaacaAATTGCACGTTTAGCTGAGGATGGTGATATTTATAATAAGCTGTCCAGATCATTGGCACCTGAAATTTTTGGACATGAAGATATAAAAAAAGCTCTACTTCTTCTCCTTGTGGGTGCTCCTCACCGAAAGTTGAAAGATGGAATGAAG ATTAGAGGAGATTTACATATATGTTTGATGGGTGATCCTGGGGTTGCAAAGAGTCAACTTCTTAAGCACATAATTAATGTAGCTCCCAGGGGCGTGTACACTACTGGCAAAGGAAGCAGTGGAGTTGGTCTAACTGCTGCCGTTCAGAAAGATCCAGTGACAAATGAGATGGTCCTGGAAGGAGGAGCTTTG GTGCTAGCGGACATGGGTATATGTGCCATTGATGAGTTTGACAAGATGGATGAATCAGATCGAACTGCGATACACGAAGTTATGGAGCAGCAAACTGTCAGCATTGCCAAGGCTGGAATCACTACGTCCCTGAATGCAAGAACTGCTGTTCTGGCTGCAGCCAATCCAGCTTG GGGAAGATATGACCTACGAAGAACTCCAGCTGAAAACATTAATCTTCCTCCAGCCCTTCTATCAAGATTTGACCTTCTATGGCTGATCCTTGATCGAGCAGATCTTGATAGTGATCTTGAATTGGCTAGGCATGTGGTCTATGTGCACCAGAATAGAGAATCTCCTGCTCTTGGTTTCACTCCCCTCGATCCATCTGTTCTTCG TGCTTATATTTCAGCAGCCAGAAGAGTGTCTCCTTGTGTCCCAAGGGAACTGGAGGAGTATGTTGCTAGTGCTTATTCCAGCATTCGGCAAGAAGAAGCCAAATCTAATACTCCACATTCCTATACAACTGTCAGAACTCTGCTCAGCATTCTCCGGATATCAGCT GCACTAGCAAGACTCCGTTTTTCTGATACTGTGGCTCAGAGTGATGTGGATGAAGCACTTAGGTTAATGCAGATGTCGAAGTTCTCTTTGTACTCAGACGAGCGTCAAAAATCTGGACTGGATGCTGTCTCAGATATCTATTCAATCTTGCGAGATGAAGCTGCAAGGACTAACAGGATGGATGTGAGCTATGCTCATGCACTCAACTGGATATCTCGGAAG GGATACAGTGAAGCCCAACTGAAAGAATGTTTGGAGGAATACGCAGCCTTAAATGTGTGGCAGATACATCCCCACACCTTTGACATCCGATTTATCGATGCCTGA